Proteins encoded by one window of Porphyrobacter sp. YT40:
- a CDS encoding COX15/CtaA family protein — MATSASLSNLFANPPGARARPLAVARWLELVAVLVVMIVVVGGITRLTESGLSITEWNVVSGILPPLSESAWAAEFAKYRLTAEYRMESGPAGMDLAAFKFIFFWEWFHRILGRVIGLAFLLPLAVFALRRAIPAGYGWRLAAMFALICGQGALGWYMVSSGVGNTDLTDVSHFRLSAHLLTALFLLAGLVWTARDLRQLARDPAARPAPLTAGAALVGAVLFVQLLLGAWVAGLNAGHAAYDWPLMNGRLVPQVDWSVWNLTHDPFLLQFLHRWWAWVAVAALVWLARRVRKTDRFASIAVHTAFGTMVLLGIATVMSGVALWIAAAHQLVGALTVAATARAMHSDGLARRAA; from the coding sequence ATGGCCACCTCCGCCTCCCTGTCGAACCTCTTCGCCAATCCGCCCGGCGCCCGCGCCCGACCGCTGGCGGTGGCGCGCTGGCTGGAGCTTGTCGCGGTGCTGGTGGTGATGATCGTCGTCGTCGGCGGGATCACCCGGCTGACCGAGAGCGGGCTGTCGATCACCGAATGGAACGTCGTCAGCGGCATCCTCCCGCCGCTCAGCGAAAGCGCCTGGGCCGCCGAATTCGCCAAATATCGCCTCACCGCCGAATACCGCATGGAAAGCGGCCCGGCGGGGATGGACCTCGCCGCGTTCAAGTTCATCTTCTTCTGGGAGTGGTTCCACCGCATTCTGGGCCGCGTGATCGGCCTCGCCTTCCTGCTGCCGCTGGCGGTTTTCGCGCTGCGGCGCGCGATTCCGGCGGGCTATGGCTGGCGGCTGGCGGCGATGTTCGCGCTGATCTGCGGGCAAGGTGCGCTGGGGTGGTACATGGTGTCCTCGGGCGTGGGGAACACCGACCTGACCGATGTTAGCCACTTCCGCCTCTCGGCGCACCTGCTGACCGCGCTGTTCCTGCTCGCGGGCCTTGTATGGACCGCGCGCGATCTGCGGCAGCTCGCCCGTGACCCCGCCGCGCGTCCCGCCCCGCTGACGGCGGGCGCGGCGCTCGTCGGCGCGGTGCTGTTCGTGCAATTGCTGCTCGGCGCGTGGGTGGCGGGGCTCAATGCAGGCCATGCCGCCTATGACTGGCCGCTGATGAACGGACGGCTGGTGCCGCAGGTCGATTGGTCGGTATGGAACCTGACGCACGACCCCTTCCTGCTGCAATTCCTGCACCGCTGGTGGGCGTGGGTCGCGGTTGCCGCGCTGGTGTGGCTGGCGCGGCGGGTGCGCAAGACCGATCGCTTCGCCAGCATCGCCGTGCACACCGCCTTCGGGACGATGGTGCTGCTCGGCATCGCCACGGTGATGAGCGGCGTCGCTCTGTGGATCGCCGCCGCGCACCAGCTGGTCGGCGCGCTGACCGTCGCCGCGACCGCGCGCGCGATGCATTCCGACGGCCTTGCCCGGAGAGCGGCATGA
- the cutA gene encoding divalent-cation tolerance protein CutA → MMSGAALVWCPFPDTESARAAADALLDDRLIACANILPGIESRFVWDGARAVGNEVGVLFKTTSERLEDVVERLGELHPYDTPAVIGWHADASYPATLGWLMGSIPE, encoded by the coding sequence ATGATGTCCGGCGCGGCGCTGGTCTGGTGTCCCTTCCCCGACACCGAAAGCGCCCGCGCCGCCGCCGATGCGCTGCTCGACGACCGGCTGATCGCCTGCGCCAACATCCTGCCCGGGATCGAAAGCCGCTTTGTGTGGGACGGCGCCCGCGCGGTGGGGAACGAGGTCGGCGTGCTGTTCAAGACCACGTCGGAGCGGCTCGAGGACGTGGTGGAGCGGCTGGGCGAACTCCATCCCTACGACACGCCGGCGGTGATCGGCTGGCACGCCGATGCTTCCTATCCGGCGACGCTCGGCTGGCTGATGGGGTCCATTCCGGAGTAG
- a CDS encoding iron-containing alcohol dehydrogenase, whose amino-acid sequence MILRLAALGAAGYAGYRYLTRDGGSDNAALADGQADAGHQTVRDAGPDAMRDPENRAWTETDQELDESFPASDPPANY is encoded by the coding sequence ATGATCTTGCGATTAGCAGCCCTCGGTGCCGCCGGTTACGCCGGTTACCGCTATCTCACCCGCGATGGCGGGAGCGACAATGCCGCGCTGGCTGATGGACAGGCGGATGCCGGCCACCAGACCGTCCGCGATGCCGGGCCGGATGCCATGCGCGATCCCGAAAACCGCGCATGGACCGAGACCGATCAGGAGCTCGACGAAAGCTTCCCGGCCAGCGATCCGCCGGCCAATTACTGA
- a CDS encoding ribbon-helix-helix domain-containing protein, translating into METPSPYHPPVKRSLSIAGHATSISLEPLFWEMLKDAATREGLAVAALVARIDAERIKSPTPPGLASAIRVWLVEQMRDQ; encoded by the coding sequence ATGGAGACCCCCTCCCCTTATCACCCCCCGGTCAAGCGCTCGCTCAGCATCGCGGGGCACGCGACCTCGATCAGTCTCGAACCGCTGTTCTGGGAGATGTTGAAAGACGCCGCCACGCGCGAGGGACTGGCCGTGGCCGCCCTCGTCGCGCGGATCGACGCCGAACGGATCAAGTCCCCCACCCCGCCCGGCCTCGCCAGCGCGATCCGGGTGTGGCTGGTGGAGCAGATGCGCGATCAGTAA
- the thiS gene encoding sulfur carrier protein ThiS, translated as MSRAMTKTITLNGAPHHSKAVTIAELVRELDLAPEKVAVERNGEIVPRSTLGEAALAEGDVLEIVHFVGGGDHDDTWTVAGRTFRSRLIVGTGKYKSFEQNAAAVEASGAEIVTVAVRRVNVSDPKAPMLTDFIDPKKITYLPNTAGCFTGEDAVRTLRLAREAGGWDLVKLEVLGEARTLYPDMRETLKATEVLAKEGFLPMVYCADDPIAAKQLEDAGAVAIMPLGAPIGSGLGIQNRVTIRLIVEGAKVPVLVDAGVGTASDAAVGMELGCDGILMNTAIAEAKDPIRMARAMKLAVEAGREAYLAGRMARRMYADPSSPLAGLI; from the coding sequence ATGTCTCGCGCCATGACCAAGACCATCACCCTCAACGGCGCGCCCCACCACAGCAAGGCCGTTACCATCGCCGAACTGGTGCGCGAACTCGATCTGGCGCCCGAGAAAGTCGCGGTGGAGCGTAACGGCGAAATCGTCCCGCGCTCGACGCTGGGAGAGGCCGCGCTGGCCGAGGGCGATGTGCTGGAGATCGTGCATTTCGTCGGCGGGGGCGATCACGACGATACGTGGACGGTCGCAGGCCGCACCTTCCGCTCGCGCCTGATCGTGGGCACGGGCAAGTACAAGAGCTTCGAACAGAACGCCGCCGCGGTCGAGGCTTCGGGCGCGGAGATCGTCACGGTCGCGGTGCGGCGGGTCAATGTCAGCGACCCCAAGGCGCCGATGCTGACCGATTTCATCGACCCCAAGAAAATCACCTACCTCCCCAACACCGCCGGGTGCTTCACGGGCGAGGACGCGGTGCGCACGCTCCGCCTCGCGCGCGAGGCGGGGGGCTGGGATCTGGTGAAGCTCGAAGTGCTGGGCGAGGCGCGCACGCTCTACCCCGATATGCGCGAAACGCTGAAGGCGACCGAGGTGCTGGCGAAGGAAGGCTTCCTCCCCATGGTCTATTGCGCCGACGATCCGATCGCCGCGAAGCAGCTGGAAGATGCGGGCGCAGTCGCGATCATGCCGCTGGGCGCGCCGATCGGGTCGGGCCTCGGCATCCAGAACCGCGTCACCATCCGCCTGATCGTCGAAGGTGCGAAGGTGCCGGTGCTGGTCGATGCGGGTGTCGGCACCGCGTCCGACGCGGCGGTCGGCATGGAGCTGGGCTGCGACGGCATCCTGATGAACACCGCCATCGCCGAGGCGAAAGACCCGATTCGCATGGCCCGCGCGATGAAACTCGCGGTCGAAGCCGGGCGCGAGGCCTATCTGGCGGGGAGAATGGCGCGGCGGATGTATGCCGATCCAAGCTCGCCCTTGGCGGGGTTGATCTAA
- a CDS encoding MerC domain-containing protein, with amino-acid sequence MSRDALPPASRTSFRRRLDQIGIGLAGLCAVHCLLTIVIVSAMGLGGHFLLEENIHRIGLLLALLVAAVAIGWGLLRHGRVLPFAIAAGGLALMAAALVVPHGTNEFALTLIGVVLVSIGHWLNLRAAH; translated from the coding sequence ATGTCCCGCGATGCTCTCCCCCCAGCGAGTCGAACCTCGTTCCGGCGCCGACTCGACCAGATCGGGATCGGGCTGGCGGGCCTGTGCGCGGTGCATTGCCTGCTGACGATCGTGATCGTCTCCGCCATGGGGCTGGGCGGGCATTTCCTGCTGGAAGAGAACATCCATCGCATCGGCCTGTTGCTGGCGCTGCTGGTGGCGGCGGTCGCGATCGGCTGGGGCCTGCTGCGCCATGGCCGTGTGCTCCCCTTCGCCATCGCCGCGGGCGGGCTGGCGCTGATGGCGGCGGCGCTGGTGGTGCCGCACGGGACCAACGAATTCGCGCTGACGCTGATCGGCGTGGTGCTGGTTTCGATCGGGCACTGGCTGAACCTGCGCGCGGCGCATTGA
- a CDS encoding UTP--glucose-1-phosphate uridylyltransferase, whose translation MSPKPIRKAVFPVAGLGTRFLPATKVVPKELLPVVDRPLIQYAVDEAREAGIEQMIFVTGRGKTGIVEHFDIAFELEQTMTERGKSLDVLEPTRATPGDVIAVRQQVPLGLGHAIWCARAIVGDEPFAIFLPDELMVAKEGGTGCMKQMVEAYNEVGGNLISVLEVPMAQVSSYGVIEPGEERGALTEVRGLVEKPAVAEAPSNKIVSGRYILQPEVMRVLENQGKGAGGEIQLTDAMAKMIGQQPFHAVTFDGNRYDCGSKVGFVEATLAIALARPDMGEEVRAIALDLLK comes from the coding sequence ATGTCTCCCAAACCGATCCGCAAAGCCGTCTTCCCCGTTGCCGGCCTCGGCACGCGCTTCCTGCCCGCGACCAAGGTCGTCCCCAAGGAATTGCTGCCGGTGGTCGACCGTCCGCTGATTCAATACGCGGTGGACGAGGCGCGCGAGGCGGGGATCGAGCAGATGATCTTCGTCACCGGGCGCGGCAAGACCGGCATCGTCGAGCATTTCGATATCGCCTTCGAACTCGAACAGACCATGACCGAGCGGGGCAAGAGCCTCGACGTGCTCGAACCCACGCGTGCGACACCTGGCGATGTGATCGCGGTGCGCCAGCAGGTGCCGCTCGGCCTCGGCCACGCGATCTGGTGCGCGCGCGCGATCGTGGGCGACGAGCCCTTTGCCATCTTCCTCCCCGACGAGCTGATGGTGGCGAAGGAAGGCGGCACCGGCTGCATGAAGCAGATGGTCGAGGCCTATAACGAGGTCGGCGGCAATCTCATTTCGGTGCTGGAAGTGCCGATGGCGCAGGTCTCCAGCTATGGCGTGATCGAGCCCGGCGAGGAACGCGGTGCGCTGACCGAGGTGCGCGGGCTGGTCGAGAAGCCCGCTGTCGCCGAAGCGCCCTCTAACAAGATCGTCTCGGGCCGCTACATCCTCCAGCCTGAAGTTATGCGAGTGCTGGAGAATCAGGGCAAGGGCGCGGGCGGCGAGATCCAGCTGACCGACGCGATGGCGAAGATGATCGGCCAGCAGCCGTTCCACGCGGTCACCTTCGACGGCAACCGCTACGACTGCGGCAGCAAGGTCGGCTTCGTCGAGGCGACGCTGGCGATAGCCCTCGCCCGGCCCGACATGGGCGAGGAAGTGCGTGCGATCGCGCTGGATTTGCTGAAGTAG
- the rplM gene encoding 50S ribosomal protein L13: MKALTKQTRSIKPAEVEKNWHIIDADGLVVGRLASIIANILRGKTKPSYTPHVDCGDHVIVINVDKVQFTGKKMGDKVYYKHTGHPGGIKETTPAKVLGGRFPERVLEKAVERMIPRGPLGRQQMKALHLYAGTEHPHDGQKPQVLDVASMNRKNKVAA; the protein is encoded by the coding sequence ATGAAGGCGCTCACCAAGCAGACCCGGTCGATCAAACCGGCCGAGGTCGAAAAGAACTGGCACATTATCGACGCCGACGGTCTCGTCGTGGGTCGTCTGGCCTCGATCATCGCCAACATCCTGCGCGGCAAGACCAAGCCGAGCTACACCCCGCACGTCGATTGCGGCGATCACGTGATCGTCATCAATGTCGACAAGGTGCAGTTCACCGGCAAGAAGATGGGCGACAAGGTCTATTACAAGCACACCGGCCACCCCGGCGGTATCAAGGAAACCACCCCGGCCAAGGTGCTGGGCGGCCGTTTCCCCGAGCGCGTGCTCGAAAAGGCTGTCGAGCGCATGATTCCGCGCGGCCCGCTGGGCCGTCAGCAGATGAAGGCTCTGCACCTCTATGCCGGCACCGAGCACCCGCATGACGGCCAGAAGCCGCAGGTGCTCGACGTCGCTTCCATGAACCGCAAGAACAAGGTTGCCGCATAA
- the murA gene encoding UDP-N-acetylglucosamine 1-carboxyvinyltransferase: protein MDKLIIRGGNRLSGTIPISGAKNAALTLIPCALLTEEPLTLRNLPRLADIDGFQHLMNQFGVTTVIQGTRPEDFGRVMSMEATRITSTVAPYDLVRKMRASILVLGPMLARAGEATVSMPGGCAIGNRPIDLHLKALEAFGAKIELAAGYVRAIQPDGGMPGGDFDFPVVSVGATENALMAAVLAKGTSRLFNAAREPEIVDLCNMLVAMGAEIEGIGTSNLTIHGVKRLHGATYRVMPDRIEAGSYACAAAITGGEVRLEGAKAEDMMATIHALQAIGIHVEWDAKSVTVKANGAMKATNLTTAPYPGLATDMQAQLMALLCKAEGASVLKETIFENRFMHVPELARMGADITTEGRTAIVKGAQHLTGAEVMATDLRASMSLVIAALAAEGETTVRRLYHLDRGYERLEEKLQLVGADIERVDD, encoded by the coding sequence ATGGACAAGCTCATCATCCGCGGCGGCAACCGCCTATCCGGCACCATCCCCATCTCCGGCGCGAAAAACGCCGCGCTCACGCTGATCCCCTGCGCGCTGCTCACCGAAGAGCCGCTGACGCTGCGCAACCTGCCGCGCCTCGCCGATATCGACGGGTTCCAGCACCTGATGAACCAGTTCGGCGTCACCACGGTGATTCAGGGCACGCGGCCCGAGGATTTCGGGCGGGTGATGAGCATGGAGGCGACCCGCATCACCTCCACCGTCGCGCCCTATGATCTGGTGCGCAAGATGCGCGCGAGCATCCTCGTGCTCGGCCCGATGCTCGCCCGCGCGGGCGAGGCGACCGTCTCGATGCCCGGCGGCTGCGCGATCGGCAACCGCCCGATCGACCTGCATCTGAAGGCGCTCGAAGCCTTCGGCGCGAAGATCGAGCTCGCCGCAGGCTATGTCCGCGCGATCCAGCCCGATGGCGGGATGCCCGGCGGCGATTTCGATTTCCCCGTGGTCAGCGTCGGCGCGACCGAGAATGCGCTGATGGCCGCGGTGCTGGCGAAGGGCACCAGCCGGTTGTTCAACGCCGCGCGCGAGCCCGAGATCGTCGACCTGTGCAACATGCTGGTTGCGATGGGGGCGGAGATCGAGGGGATCGGCACCTCCAACCTCACCATTCACGGGGTCAAGCGGCTGCACGGCGCGACCTATCGCGTGATGCCCGACCGGATCGAGGCGGGCTCCTACGCCTGCGCCGCCGCGATCACCGGGGGCGAAGTGCGACTGGAGGGCGCCAAGGCCGAGGACATGATGGCCACTATCCACGCGCTTCAGGCGATCGGCATCCATGTCGAGTGGGACGCCAAGAGCGTCACCGTGAAGGCCAATGGCGCGATGAAGGCCACCAACCTCACCACCGCGCCCTACCCCGGCCTCGCCACCGACATGCAGGCGCAGCTGATGGCGCTGCTCTGCAAAGCGGAAGGCGCGAGCGTTCTGAAAGAGACGATCTTCGAAAACCGCTTCATGCACGTGCCCGAACTGGCGCGGATGGGCGCGGATATCACCACCGAAGGGCGCACCGCGATCGTCAAGGGGGCGCAGCACCTCACCGGCGCGGAAGTGATGGCAACCGACCTGCGCGCTTCGATGAGCCTCGTGATCGCCGCGCTCGCCGCCGAGGGCGAGACCACGGTGCGCCGCCTCTACCACCTCGACCGCGGCTACGAGCGGCTGGAGGAAAAGCTCCAGTTGGTCGGCGCGGATATCGAACGGGTGGACGATTGA
- the rpsI gene encoding 30S ribosomal protein S9 encodes MADETATVSDLADLKDIAGNAPQGDAAEIARNTAPLRDREVDAQGRSYATGRRKDAVARVWVKPGTGKITINGRDQETYFARPTLRLVINQPFTVTDRAGQYDVVATVRGGGLSGQAGAVKHGIAQALTKYEPELRSAVKAEGFLTRDSRVVERKKYGKAKARRSFQFSKR; translated from the coding sequence ATGGCTGACGAAACCGCAACCGTCTCGGATCTCGCCGATCTCAAGGACATCGCCGGCAACGCCCCGCAGGGCGACGCCGCCGAAATCGCCCGCAACACCGCGCCGCTGCGCGACCGCGAAGTCGATGCGCAGGGCCGTTCCTACGCCACCGGCCGCCGCAAGGACGCGGTCGCCCGCGTGTGGGTCAAGCCGGGCACCGGCAAGATCACCATCAACGGCCGCGATCAGGAAACCTACTTCGCGCGTCCGACCCTGCGTCTGGTGATCAACCAGCCCTTCACCGTCACCGACCGTGCCGGCCAGTACGATGTCGTTGCCACCGTGCGCGGCGGCGGGCTTTCGGGTCAGGCGGGCGCCGTGAAGCACGGCATCGCCCAGGCACTGACCAAGTACGAGCCCGAGCTGCGCAGCGCGGTGAAGGCCGAAGGCTTCCTCACCCGCGACAGCCGCGTGGTGGAGCGCAAGAAGTACGGCAAGGCCAAGGCCCGCCGCAGCTTCCAGTTCTCGAAGCGCTAA